The following coding sequences lie in one Treponema socranskii subsp. buccale genomic window:
- a CDS encoding 4Fe-4S dicluster domain-containing protein, with protein MSEKLINIYLFGKRYEVPEHLTIMNAMEYAGYELVRGCGCRNGFCGACATVYRIKGQNRLYTCLACQTKVVDNMYIATLPFFPLVKQVYDIDAVSAEQRIMMELYPEIYACVGCNACTRACPQNLHVMQYIAYAQRGEFQNCADESFDCVMCGICSSRCPAEISHPQVAELARRLNGKYIQPEAKHLTERVEEIKDGKFESLIQNLMAKPIDQIKELYNSRDIEA; from the coding sequence ATGTCGGAAAAATTGATAAACATTTACCTGTTCGGAAAACGATATGAAGTGCCCGAACATCTGACGATCATGAATGCGATGGAATACGCGGGGTACGAACTCGTGCGCGGCTGCGGGTGCAGAAACGGTTTTTGCGGCGCATGCGCGACGGTGTACCGCATCAAAGGACAAAACCGCCTGTACACGTGCTTGGCGTGCCAGACAAAAGTCGTCGACAATATGTACATCGCGACGCTGCCGTTTTTTCCGCTCGTAAAGCAAGTGTACGACATCGATGCTGTCTCGGCCGAACAGCGGATCATGATGGAGCTCTATCCCGAAATCTACGCATGCGTCGGCTGCAATGCGTGTACTCGCGCGTGTCCGCAGAATTTGCACGTCATGCAGTACATCGCCTATGCGCAGCGCGGCGAATTTCAAAACTGCGCGGACGAATCTTTCGACTGCGTTATGTGCGGCATCTGCTCGTCGCGCTGTCCGGCAGAAATCAGCCATCCGCAAGTAGCCGAACTCGCGCGCCGCTTGAACGGCAAATACATCCAGCCGGAAGCAAAGCATTTGACCGAACGCGTTGAAGAAATCAAAGACGGAAAATTCGAAAGCCTGATTCAAAATCTCATGGCAAAGCCGATCGATCAAATCAAAGAGCTGTACAACAGCCGCGACATCGAAGCGTGA
- a CDS encoding FAD/NAD(P)-binding protein — MENDMLIPYIGVITDIRDETGDVKTFRVVGRDGKKLFYHKPGQCAILSVPGVGDSMISITSSPTVEAYQEFSIKKCGCVTSWLHAAEEGQEIGVRGPLGNGFPVDTVFKGKDLLFVAGGIGLAPLRSVINYVRSHRSDYGKVTIVYGSRSKQDLVAYKEITEEWMKAPDFTVYLTIDKAQDDWDGHVGFVPPYVKELNPDTSMTAIMCGPPILIHLTLAGLKELGFKDTQIFTTMEMRMKCGIGKCGRCNIGNKYVCKDGPVFSFDELGALPPEY; from the coding sequence ATGGAAAATGACATGTTGATTCCGTACATCGGCGTAATCACCGACATACGCGATGAGACGGGAGACGTAAAGACTTTCCGCGTGGTCGGACGCGACGGAAAAAAATTATTTTACCACAAGCCCGGTCAGTGCGCGATACTCTCCGTTCCGGGCGTCGGGGATTCCATGATTTCGATAACGTCTTCTCCGACGGTCGAAGCATATCAGGAGTTCAGTATAAAAAAATGCGGATGCGTCACGTCGTGGCTGCATGCGGCCGAAGAAGGACAGGAGATAGGCGTGAGAGGCCCGCTCGGAAACGGCTTTCCCGTCGACACCGTTTTTAAAGGCAAAGACTTGCTCTTTGTCGCAGGCGGTATAGGCTTGGCTCCGCTTCGAAGCGTTATCAACTACGTCCGTTCTCACCGAAGCGATTACGGCAAAGTGACGATCGTTTACGGTTCGCGCTCGAAACAGGATCTCGTCGCGTACAAAGAGATCACCGAAGAGTGGATGAAAGCTCCGGACTTTACCGTATATTTGACGATCGATAAAGCTCAAGACGATTGGGACGGTCACGTCGGTTTTGTGCCGCCCTATGTCAAAGAGCTCAACCCCGATACGAGTATGACGGCGATCATGTGCGGTCCGCCCATTCTCATTCACTTGACGCTCGCCGGACTCAAAGAGCTCGGCTTTAAAGATACGCAGATATTTACGACGATGGAGATGCGTATGAAATGCGGCATCGGAAAATGCGGCAGGTGCAATATCGGCAACAAGTACGTATGTAAAGACGGGCCTGTGTTTTCGTTCGACGAACTCGGCGCTCTGCCGCCCGAATATTGA
- a CDS encoding 4Fe-4S dicluster domain-containing protein encodes MRTFVSLPFEKLDELFTLIAQKEALYIPVDDASGKADFKRWKKGAVLSSELKTVRSAKDFFFPKIETLVHYKLSGKKIEVEDPRTESEDFVVFGVRACDAASFAIVDDVYINMEPVDTYYKTRREHGTVVTLACSEPKETCFCKLYGIDAAEPQGDASAWIADGNVFFRANTEKGDAFIEIIKSMTSESGADIVEKQQKATREKIDKLPFVDIDLSKFRGENMLSIFNLPVWENLSEACLGCGTCTYVCPTCMCFDIRSFDTGCGIRQFRCWDSCMFSDFTKMAAENPRHTQKERFRQRFMHKLVYYPMDHGGVYSCVGCGRCLESCPIRMNIVKVMKTINDDARIEKPEVHDGK; translated from the coding sequence ATGAGAACTTTCGTATCGCTGCCGTTTGAAAAACTCGACGAACTCTTTACCCTCATCGCACAAAAGGAAGCGCTGTATATTCCCGTAGACGACGCATCGGGTAAAGCCGATTTTAAACGCTGGAAAAAAGGCGCCGTCCTTTCGTCCGAGCTTAAAACGGTGAGATCGGCAAAAGATTTTTTCTTTCCGAAAATCGAAACCCTCGTGCACTACAAGCTTTCGGGCAAAAAAATCGAAGTTGAAGATCCGCGTACCGAATCGGAAGACTTTGTCGTTTTCGGCGTACGCGCGTGCGACGCTGCAAGTTTTGCGATCGTCGACGACGTGTATATCAATATGGAGCCGGTCGACACCTACTACAAAACGCGGCGTGAACACGGCACCGTCGTCACGCTCGCCTGCTCGGAACCGAAAGAAACCTGTTTTTGTAAACTCTACGGCATCGATGCGGCCGAGCCGCAAGGAGATGCGAGCGCGTGGATCGCAGACGGAAACGTCTTTTTTCGCGCAAACACCGAAAAGGGAGACGCGTTTATCGAAATCATCAAAAGCATGACGAGCGAGAGCGGCGCGGATATCGTCGAAAAACAGCAAAAGGCGACGCGGGAAAAAATCGACAAACTGCCTTTCGTCGATATCGACCTTTCGAAATTTCGCGGCGAAAATATGCTTTCGATTTTCAATCTGCCGGTGTGGGAAAACCTTTCGGAAGCGTGCTTGGGCTGCGGCACTTGTACATACGTGTGTCCGACGTGTATGTGTTTTGACATCAGGAGTTTCGATACCGGATGCGGCATACGGCAGTTCCGCTGCTGGGACAGCTGTATGTTTTCGGACTTTACGAAGATGGCGGCGGAAAATCCGCGGCACACGCAAAAGGAGCGCTTCCGTCAGCGCTTTATGCACAAGCTCGTGTATTATCCGATGGATCACGGCGGCGTTTACAGCTGCGTCGGCTGCGGGCGCTGTCTTGAAAGCTGCCCTATCCGCATGAATATCGTAAAAGTTATGAAAACGATAAACGACGACGCCCGAATCGAAAAGCCGGAGGTACACGATGGAAAATGA
- a CDS encoding 4Fe-4S dicluster domain-containing protein has protein sequence MQSEMTGELVSRAKALLADKTVQLVLGWRRGLFDYDVTPSLFTSADDVEKNFVYNEYSAANLSKYLVKETRKIETAKNTVRANNAFAKQKDANAETQAEPEAKILVFLKPCDTYSFTELLKEHRIFRSDVYAIGVPCDGMKDPEKRELSERCAVCKSKKHIGCDELIGEDGDVRDSARFDEVAKLEAMTEEERFAFWQNELSRCIRCNACRDVCPACTCTTCVFDNPASGAAQKVAASSFEESMYHIIRAWHVAGRCTDCGECSRVCPEHIPLHLINRKFIKDIDELYGSYTAGSDMETKPPMLTYRTDDAEPGIIYSRSGGTL, from the coding sequence ATGCAAAGCGAAATGACCGGCGAATTGGTAAGCCGCGCAAAAGCGCTGCTTGCGGATAAAACCGTACAGCTCGTGCTCGGCTGGAGAAGAGGCCTTTTCGATTACGATGTGACGCCTTCGCTTTTTACGTCGGCGGACGATGTCGAAAAAAACTTCGTATACAACGAATACAGCGCGGCGAACCTGTCGAAATACCTCGTCAAAGAAACGCGCAAAATCGAAACGGCGAAAAATACCGTGCGTGCAAACAACGCGTTTGCAAAACAAAAAGACGCAAACGCCGAAACGCAGGCGGAACCCGAAGCGAAAATACTCGTGTTTTTAAAACCCTGCGACACCTACAGCTTTACCGAATTGCTGAAAGAACACCGCATTTTCAGAAGCGACGTATACGCGATCGGCGTTCCGTGCGACGGCATGAAAGACCCCGAAAAAAGAGAGCTGTCCGAACGCTGCGCCGTGTGCAAAAGCAAAAAACACATCGGCTGCGACGAACTTATCGGAGAAGACGGAGACGTACGGGATTCCGCGCGCTTCGACGAAGTTGCAAAGCTCGAAGCGATGACGGAAGAAGAGCGCTTTGCATTTTGGCAAAATGAACTTTCGCGCTGTATCCGCTGCAATGCGTGCCGCGATGTCTGTCCCGCCTGTACTTGTACGACGTGCGTATTCGACAACCCCGCATCCGGCGCTGCACAAAAAGTCGCCGCATCGAGTTTCGAAGAGAGCATGTACCATATCATCCGCGCGTGGCACGTTGCAGGCCGTTGTACCGACTGCGGCGAATGCTCTCGCGTGTGTCCCGAGCATATCCCGCTGCACCTCATCAATCGAAAATTTATTAAAGACATCGACGAACTCTACGGTTCTTATACGGCGGGAAGCGATATGGAAACAAAGCCGCCGATGCTCACGTATAGGACAGACGACGCGGAACCCGGCATCATCTATTCGCGTTCGGGAGGTACGTTATGA
- a CDS encoding hydrogenase iron-sulfur subunit produces the protein MSVKNDTQPKAVDAAAGNDVSEKKGAFRPKIVAFCCNWCSYAGADLAGSNRLEYPADVKIIRIPCSCRLNPIFILRAFQRGADGVILCGCHPGDCHYTSGNYFARRRMTLLFSMLEFLGIEKGRTRVEWVSAAEGAKFAKTMHEFVETVTALGENKRLEDLRCKAK, from the coding sequence ATGTCTGTAAAAAACGATACACAGCCGAAAGCTGTCGATGCGGCTGCCGGAAACGATGTTTCCGAAAAAAAAGGTGCATTTAGACCGAAGATCGTAGCCTTTTGCTGCAACTGGTGTTCGTACGCGGGAGCGGATTTGGCCGGCAGCAATCGCCTCGAATACCCCGCCGACGTCAAAATCATCCGCATCCCCTGTTCGTGCCGATTAAACCCGATCTTTATCCTGCGCGCGTTTCAGCGGGGAGCCGACGGCGTCATCCTCTGCGGCTGTCACCCGGGAGACTGTCACTATACGAGCGGCAACTATTTTGCGAGGCGGCGTATGACGCTCCTCTTTTCCATGCTCGAATTCCTCGGCATCGAAAAAGGAAGAACGAGAGTCGAATGGGTGTCCGCGGCGGAAGGCGCGAAATTTGCCAAAACGATGCATGAATTCGTCGAGACGGTAACGGCGCTCGGAGAAAACAAACGGCTGGAGGATTTACGATGCAAAGCGAAATGA
- a CDS encoding CoB--CoM heterodisulfide reductase iron-sulfur subunit A family protein translates to MRKIGVFVCHCGTNIAGTVDVKAVADALGKEAGVVFSTDYTYMCSQTGQDLIADTIKEHELGGVVVCSCSPRMHEATFRKCAEKAGINPYLLEVANIREQDSWICKDMPTATAKAISLGKAAIAKVLLNEPLTAGETPVTKRALVIGGGIAGIQTAIDIADAGFPVDIVEAKPTIGGKMAQLDKTFPTLDCAACILTPRMVECGQNENIRILSYSEVTDIKGFVGNFTVTIKRKARYVDETKCTGCGECVQKCPQKKVPNEFNMNLDKRSAIYIPFAQAVPKIATIDAAHCMKLTSGKCGVCSMVCQAKAIDYGAKDTFIEEKYGAIVAATGYNPIDLSKFDEFAYSQSKDVVSSLEFERLMNAAGPTGGTLLRPSDGKHPKTIVFVQCVGSRCSADAEKGHEYCSKICCMYTAKHAILTRDHYPDTECYVFYIDVRTPGKNFDEFYRRAVEQYGVHYIKGMVGKVSVEEDGTLDVQGSDLLMDKQVHIKADMVVLAASIEADKSARSLATMLTASMDTNDFFTEAHPKLRPVESPTAGVYLSGCAQGPKDIPETVSQASAAASKVIGLLVKDKLKNNPCVAESDEAMCNGCSQCENVCPYGAITYIDKDFRGINRTTVTRRVAQVNPAVCQGCGACTVACPSGAMDLKGFTNKEIMAEVDALCL, encoded by the coding sequence ATGCGAAAAATCGGAGTTTTTGTGTGCCACTGCGGCACGAATATAGCCGGCACGGTCGATGTAAAAGCCGTCGCGGACGCGCTCGGAAAAGAAGCGGGCGTCGTCTTTTCGACGGACTACACCTATATGTGTTCGCAGACGGGTCAGGATCTCATAGCCGACACGATAAAAGAACATGAGCTCGGCGGAGTCGTCGTGTGTTCCTGTTCGCCTCGTATGCACGAAGCGACGTTCCGAAAGTGTGCGGAAAAAGCGGGTATCAATCCCTACCTGCTCGAAGTTGCAAACATCCGAGAGCAGGATTCGTGGATATGCAAAGATATGCCGACGGCAACGGCAAAGGCGATTTCGCTCGGAAAAGCGGCTATCGCAAAAGTGCTGTTGAACGAACCGCTCACTGCGGGCGAAACCCCGGTCACCAAGCGCGCTCTCGTCATCGGCGGAGGCATCGCGGGCATCCAGACGGCGATCGATATCGCGGACGCGGGGTTTCCGGTAGACATCGTCGAAGCGAAGCCGACGATCGGCGGCAAAATGGCGCAGCTCGATAAAACCTTTCCGACGCTCGACTGTGCGGCCTGTATACTCACGCCGCGCATGGTCGAATGCGGGCAAAACGAAAATATCAGAATTCTCTCGTACAGCGAAGTGACGGATATCAAAGGATTCGTCGGAAACTTTACGGTGACGATAAAACGCAAAGCGCGCTACGTCGACGAAACGAAATGTACGGGCTGCGGCGAATGCGTGCAAAAGTGTCCGCAAAAAAAAGTGCCGAACGAATTCAATATGAATCTCGACAAGCGCTCCGCGATCTATATTCCCTTTGCGCAAGCCGTTCCGAAAATCGCGACAATCGATGCCGCACACTGCATGAAGCTCACGTCGGGAAAATGCGGCGTCTGTTCGATGGTGTGTCAGGCGAAGGCGATCGACTACGGTGCGAAAGATACGTTCATCGAAGAAAAATACGGAGCCATCGTCGCCGCGACCGGCTACAATCCGATCGACTTGTCGAAGTTCGACGAGTTCGCGTATTCGCAGAGTAAAGACGTCGTATCGTCCCTCGAATTCGAACGCCTTATGAATGCGGCGGGGCCTACCGGCGGTACCCTGCTCCGTCCTTCCGACGGCAAGCATCCCAAAACGATCGTATTTGTCCAATGCGTCGGAAGCCGCTGTTCGGCGGACGCGGAAAAGGGTCACGAATACTGTTCGAAAATATGCTGTATGTACACGGCAAAGCACGCGATCCTTACGAGAGACCACTACCCCGATACGGAGTGCTACGTGTTTTATATCGACGTGCGCACACCGGGAAAAAACTTCGACGAATTCTACCGGAGAGCGGTTGAACAGTACGGCGTACACTATATCAAAGGCATGGTCGGAAAAGTGTCCGTCGAAGAAGACGGTACTCTCGACGTGCAAGGCTCGGATCTGCTTATGGATAAACAAGTGCACATCAAAGCCGACATGGTCGTACTCGCCGCTTCCATCGAAGCGGATAAGTCCGCGCGCTCATTGGCGACGATGCTCACCGCGAGTATGGACACGAACGACTTTTTTACCGAAGCGCATCCGAAGCTCCGCCCCGTCGAAAGCCCGACTGCCGGCGTCTATCTTTCAGGCTGCGCGCAGGGACCGAAGGATATACCCGAAACGGTTTCACAGGCAAGCGCGGCGGCGAGCAAAGTTATCGGATTGCTTGTAAAGGATAAACTGAAAAACAATCCCTGCGTCGCCGAATCCGACGAAGCGATGTGCAACGGCTGCTCGCAGTGCGAAAACGTATGCCCCTACGGCGCGATCACGTATATCGATAAAGACTTCCGCGGCATAAACCGTACGACGGTGACGCGCCGAGTCGCGCAGGTAAATCCCGCCGTCTGTCAAGGCTGCGGCGCGTGTACGGTCGCCTGTCCCTCGGGAGCGATGGATCTCAAAGGATTTACGAATAAAGAAATCATGGCGGAGGTCGATGCTTTATGTCTGTAA
- a CDS encoding 4Fe-4S dicluster domain-containing protein: MLQSELNKIRDEILSISGVNVRKCMQCGKCSGTCPSYDDMEYHPHEFVHMVETGDIEALLKTESMYRCLSCFACMERCPRQVEPAKIVEAVRTVVERERGAERLAAEKVPLYIDGDMPQQAIVSAFRKYRK, from the coding sequence GTGCTGCAGTCTGAACTCAATAAAATCCGCGATGAAATACTTTCGATCAGCGGAGTAAACGTGCGCAAGTGTATGCAGTGCGGAAAGTGTTCGGGTACTTGCCCGTCCTACGACGATATGGAATATCATCCGCACGAATTCGTACACATGGTCGAAACCGGCGATATCGAAGCGCTTTTGAAAACGGAATCGATGTACCGTTGTCTGTCGTGTTTTGCGTGCATGGAGAGGTGCCCGCGCCAAGTCGAACCTGCGAAGATCGTAGAAGCGGTGCGCACCGTCGTCGAACGAGAGCGGGGTGCGGAACGACTCGCTGCCGAAAAAGTGCCGCTTTATATCGACGGCGATATGCCGCAGCAAGCGATCGTCAGTGCATTCAGAAAGTATAGGAAGTGA
- a CDS encoding CoB--CoM heterodisulfide reductase iron-sulfur subunit B family protein, whose product MDDHRIYSYFPGCTLRNKALDLDRYARSSAEALGFTLEEIPDWQCCGGTYPLAKDEIATKLSSVRALAAARDAKRELVTICSACHNVIKQVNDDMRRDDNVIVKVNNYLKNDRLSYHGETKVLHYLEVLRDAVGWENVKAKVTKPLAGKKIGAYYGCLLLRPGRVMKMDDPENPSILEDFISAIGATPVRYSLRNECCGAYTMFDGGDIPEKRCKKILDNAESQGAELLVTACPLCRYNLVKNRSAENVSVLYFTELLAEALGVKEQCRAAV is encoded by the coding sequence ATGGACGATCACCGTATATATTCGTATTTTCCGGGATGCACGCTTCGAAACAAAGCGCTCGATTTGGATCGCTATGCCCGTTCCTCGGCCGAAGCGCTCGGGTTTACGCTCGAAGAGATTCCCGATTGGCAGTGCTGCGGCGGAACCTATCCGCTGGCAAAAGACGAAATCGCAACGAAGCTTTCATCGGTGCGTGCACTTGCGGCCGCCCGGGATGCGAAAAGAGAACTCGTTACGATATGCTCGGCGTGTCACAATGTCATAAAGCAGGTAAACGACGATATGAGGCGTGACGACAACGTCATCGTAAAAGTCAACAACTATTTAAAAAACGATCGTCTCTCCTATCACGGGGAGACGAAAGTGCTGCACTATCTCGAAGTGCTGCGCGATGCAGTCGGCTGGGAAAACGTCAAAGCGAAAGTGACGAAGCCGCTTGCGGGCAAAAAAATCGGAGCGTACTACGGCTGTCTCCTTTTGCGGCCGGGACGCGTTATGAAGATGGACGATCCGGAAAATCCGAGCATCCTCGAAGATTTTATATCGGCGATCGGAGCGACACCTGTGCGCTATTCGCTTCGAAACGAGTGCTGCGGCGCGTACACGATGTTCGACGGCGGAGACATTCCCGAAAAACGGTGTAAAAAGATTTTGGATAACGCCGAATCGCAGGGAGCCGAGCTGCTCGTCACCGCCTGCCCGCTCTGCCGTTATAATCTCGTAAAAAACCGGAGCGCCGAAAACGTAAGCGTTCTGTATTTTACCGAACTGCTCGCCGAAGCGCTCGGCGTCAAGGAGCAATGCCGTGCTGCAGTCTGA
- the fumC gene encoding class II fumarate hydratase, with protein sequence MGDFRIEHDSMGEVKVPADRYWGAQTERSHENFRIGVGIETMPREITKAFGHLKKAAARANCALKPEKMTAEKLSCIEKACDEVIEGKLDEHFPLVVWQTGSGTQSNMNANEVIANRANEIAGKKLCHPNDDVNMSQSSNDTFPTAMHIAAVVEIEDKLFPAIDLLVSTFKKLEAVNENVVKSGRTHLQDAVPISFAQEISGWRTSLEKDKTLISLALPELKELALGGTAVGTGLNAPRGFDVKVAEELSSLTGKRFITAPNKFHALTSKDEIVFAHGGVKALAADLLKIANDVRWLASGPRCGLGEIHIPENEPGSSIMPGKVNPTQCEAVTMVAVQVMGNDVAVGIGASQGNFELNVFMPVIAYNFLQSVRLLSEAIVSFNDNCASGITANKEKMHFNLYNSLMLVTALNPYIGYENAAKTSHKAYEENISLKDACVSLGFLTAEKFDEVFHPEEMAGVKR encoded by the coding sequence ATGGGCGATTTCAGAATTGAACACGATTCGATGGGAGAAGTAAAAGTTCCCGCCGATAGATATTGGGGAGCGCAAACCGAGCGCAGCCATGAAAATTTCCGCATCGGTGTCGGTATTGAAACGATGCCGCGGGAAATCACAAAAGCGTTCGGGCATTTGAAAAAAGCCGCCGCGCGCGCGAACTGTGCGCTGAAGCCTGAAAAGATGACGGCGGAAAAACTTTCGTGCATAGAAAAAGCCTGCGACGAAGTGATCGAAGGAAAGCTCGACGAACACTTTCCGCTCGTCGTATGGCAGACGGGAAGCGGTACGCAGTCGAATATGAACGCGAACGAAGTGATCGCAAACCGCGCAAACGAAATCGCGGGTAAAAAGCTCTGTCATCCGAACGACGACGTCAATATGAGTCAGTCGAGCAACGACACTTTTCCGACGGCGATGCACATCGCAGCCGTCGTCGAAATCGAAGATAAACTCTTTCCGGCGATAGATTTGCTTGTATCGACGTTTAAAAAGCTCGAAGCGGTAAACGAAAACGTCGTCAAAAGCGGGCGCACGCACTTGCAGGATGCCGTCCCGATTTCATTTGCACAGGAGATAAGCGGCTGGCGGACGTCGCTCGAAAAAGACAAAACCCTCATTTCACTCGCGCTTCCCGAATTGAAAGAGCTCGCACTCGGCGGTACGGCCGTCGGTACGGGACTCAACGCGCCTCGAGGCTTCGACGTAAAAGTTGCCGAAGAACTGTCTTCTCTCACCGGAAAGCGCTTTATCACGGCTCCTAATAAATTTCACGCGCTCACGAGTAAAGACGAAATCGTCTTTGCTCACGGAGGAGTAAAAGCGCTCGCGGCGGATTTATTAAAAATTGCAAACGACGTTCGCTGGCTCGCTTCGGGTCCGCGCTGCGGGCTCGGCGAAATACACATCCCTGAAAACGAGCCGGGCTCTTCGATCATGCCGGGAAAAGTCAATCCGACGCAGTGCGAAGCGGTGACGATGGTCGCGGTGCAAGTGATGGGAAACGACGTCGCCGTCGGTATCGGCGCGAGCCAGGGCAATTTCGAACTCAACGTATTTATGCCGGTTATCGCGTATAATTTTTTGCAGTCGGTACGCCTGCTTTCCGAAGCGATCGTGTCGTTCAACGACAACTGTGCATCGGGCATTACGGCGAACAAAGAAAAGATGCATTTCAACCTCTACAATTCGCTCATGCTCGTCACCGCGCTGAACCCCTACATCGGCTACGAAAACGCGGCAAAGACGAGTCACAAAGCGTATGAAGAAAACATTTCGCTGAAAGACGCATGCGTATCGCTCGGTTTTTTGACTGCGGAAAAATTCGACGAAGTTTTTCATCCCGAAGAAATGGCGGGCGTAAAGCGTTGA
- a CDS encoding L-lactate dehydrogenase → MAFKVTIIGAGQVGSTIAYSLTVKGIASEIVMIDINTQKALGEALDIRQGTPFCDPVTIYAGTYADAKDSDIVVLTSGVARKPGQSRLDLAQTNVDITKSIIPEIIKYASTAIYVIVSNPVDILTYQFCKMSGLPQNQVFGSGTILDTARLRARIAEYYHIAQQNVHAYVFGEHGDSSFIPWSLANIATIPVDEYKSCLEDNDKLIPPLVHEEVESYIRSSGGKIIERKGATFYAVAISVAHIVDCINNAADTTLTVSAMANGEYGIKDVSLSMLSVVGRTGFHGHLLAPLSDMEIVQMRRSADCLKDVIKQIRF, encoded by the coding sequence TTGGCATTCAAAGTCACGATCATCGGAGCCGGTCAAGTAGGCTCTACGATCGCGTATTCGCTCACCGTTAAAGGCATCGCGTCCGAAATCGTAATGATCGATATCAATACGCAAAAAGCTTTGGGCGAAGCGCTCGACATCAGGCAGGGTACGCCGTTCTGCGACCCCGTAACCATCTATGCAGGAACCTACGCGGATGCAAAGGATTCCGATATCGTCGTTCTGACATCGGGCGTCGCTCGAAAGCCCGGACAGTCGAGGCTGGATTTGGCGCAGACGAACGTCGACATCACGAAGAGCATCATCCCCGAAATCATCAAGTACGCTTCGACGGCGATCTACGTGATCGTTTCGAATCCCGTCGATATTTTAACGTATCAATTTTGCAAAATGTCGGGACTGCCGCAAAATCAGGTTTTCGGTTCCGGAACGATCCTCGACACTGCCCGCCTTCGCGCACGCATCGCCGAATACTACCACATCGCACAGCAAAACGTACACGCATACGTTTTCGGCGAACACGGAGATTCGTCGTTTATTCCGTGGTCGCTTGCAAATATCGCGACGATTCCCGTCGACGAATATAAATCCTGTCTCGAGGATAACGACAAACTCATCCCGCCGCTCGTTCACGAAGAAGTCGAATCCTATATCCGAAGCTCGGGCGGAAAGATCATCGAACGCAAAGGGGCGACCTTTTACGCCGTAGCGATTTCGGTCGCGCACATCGTCGACTGCATCAACAACGCCGCCGACACGACGCTCACCGTTTCCGCGATGGCGAACGGCGAATACGGCATAAAAGACGTAAGCCTTTCGATGCTTTCCGTCGTCGGCCGCACGGGATTTCACGGGCACTTGCTCGCACCGCTTTCCGATATGGAAATCGTACAGATGCGGCGGAGCGCGGACTGCTTAAAAGACGTGATCAAACAAATACGGTTTTAG
- a CDS encoding ankyrin repeat domain-containing protein has translation MKKIVFGIIICILSTTMIFAAEKLSKLNSALMKNKVNINTVKKLIASGEDVNQKYYGYYPIERVKNNFELVKILIEAGAEGKEKYFANAIWNQYDDEIIQYFCENDFVDSNKYIWGFRNYFRDNGKSIEDICAKVKAITVGKLTNPMILSLVSSDKYDAVCEALNPDFNYKDEMGNSLIHLASKNINENSLELIKYAVKKGVGINCLNSSNQTALLFAATYYGPLINWENPVNENEESAKINFIGDMPYYGNARAIQKAQVEVVMFLLDNKINVNQIDDFGWTVLHYASAAYPEGLIELLISKGADKNIRTKFGRTYADILNLRK, from the coding sequence ATGAAAAAAATTGTATTCGGTATTATTATTTGTATTTTAAGTACGACAATGATTTTTGCAGCTGAAAAACTATCGAAATTAAATAGCGCATTAATGAAAAACAAAGTTAATATAAACACAGTGAAGAAATTAATTGCATCCGGTGAGGATGTTAACCAAAAGTATTATGGTTATTACCCTATCGAACGCGTTAAAAATAATTTTGAATTAGTAAAAATACTTATTGAAGCAGGAGCTGAAGGTAAAGAAAAGTATTTTGCAAATGCAATTTGGAATCAATATGATGACGAAATAATTCAATATTTTTGTGAAAATGATTTTGTAGATTCAAATAAATATATATGGGGTTTTAGAAACTATTTTCGTGATAATGGAAAATCAATTGAAGATATTTGCGCGAAAGTAAAAGCCATTACAGTTGGAAAACTGACTAATCCAATGATTCTGTCGTTAGTTAGTTCAGATAAATATGATGCGGTTTGTGAAGCATTAAATCCGGATTTCAATTATAAAGATGAAATGGGAAACTCTTTGATTCATCTTGCATCAAAAAATATAAATGAAAATTCTTTGGAATTAATAAAATATGCTGTAAAAAAAGGTGTTGGTATTAATTGTTTAAATAGTTCAAATCAAACAGCTTTGTTATTTGCCGCTACATATTACGGACCTTTAATTAATTGGGAAAATCCTGTTAATGAAAATGAAGAATCAGCAAAAATCAACTTTATCGGAGATATGCCTTATTATGGGAATGCAAGGGCAATTCAAAAAGCTCAAGTAGAAGTTGTAATGTTCTTGTTGGATAATAAGATAAACGTAAATCAAATAGATGATTTTGGATGGACGGTTTTACATTATGCGTCAGCAGCTTATCCTGAGGGATTGATCGAATTGTTAATATCTAAAGGGGCTGATAAAAATATAAGAACAAAATTCGGAAGAACCTATGCAGATATTTTAAATCTTAGAAAATAA